A stretch of the Chroogloeocystis siderophila 5.2 s.c.1 genome encodes the following:
- a CDS encoding HAD family hydrolase produces MTFAPLSQFVATHARNIRLVATDMDGTLTQNGKFTTELLQALADLASAGIDVLIVTGRSAGWVSGLTNYLPIAGAIAENGGLFYQSGNENPLFLKAIPNLTQHRTKLAQCFQQLQTEFPQIRESNDNCFRITDWTFDVFGLNPTQLQKLGELCQVQGWGFTYSNVQCHIKPLGQDKAVGLLQVLHQYYPQLTLEQVITVGDSPNDESLFDASKFPLSVGVSNVLHYIEKLAYQPRYITDAAEGKGFCELAQPLILASGKI; encoded by the coding sequence ATGACCTTTGCTCCTTTGTCACAATTCGTTGCTACCCATGCTCGCAATATTCGGTTGGTAGCTACAGATATGGATGGTACGCTAACGCAGAATGGTAAATTCACAACGGAGCTTCTACAAGCATTAGCAGACTTAGCGTCCGCAGGTATTGATGTGTTAATTGTTACAGGACGCTCGGCAGGTTGGGTAAGTGGTTTAACAAATTATTTACCCATCGCAGGAGCGATCGCCGAAAATGGTGGTTTATTCTATCAATCCGGTAACGAAAATCCCTTATTTTTAAAAGCGATTCCTAATCTAACTCAGCACCGTACAAAACTCGCGCAATGCTTTCAACAACTTCAAACTGAATTTCCTCAAATTCGCGAATCGAATGATAATTGTTTTCGCATCACCGATTGGACATTTGATGTCTTTGGGCTGAATCCTACTCAACTGCAAAAACTAGGAGAACTTTGTCAGGTTCAAGGTTGGGGCTTTACCTACAGTAATGTACAGTGTCACATTAAACCACTTGGGCAAGATAAAGCTGTCGGGTTATTGCAAGTTTTACACCAGTACTATCCTCAACTGACTTTAGAGCAAGTTATCACTGTAGGCGACAGCCCAAATGACGAAAGTCTATTTGATGCGAGCAAATTTCCGCTTTCTGTGGGCGTTTCCAACGTGTTGCATTACATTGAGAAACTTGCTTATCAGCCGAGGTATATCACCGATGCTGCTGAGGGTAAAGGCTTTTGTGAATTAGCTCAACCTTTGATCCTAGCTTCAGGAAAAATCTAA
- a CDS encoding ParB-like protein, with amino-acid sequence MKVQFNRATFVVLILAYLFVAGFGFFNMAKMPKYTSELPAGILSEIEVSLLHPAQPALGYREVNYRVQQFKAMSSKELDAYLREHFLPVAIAPDGLPYVVDHHHRARAIQLTGLRKTVYIKVLENCKDWTEAEFWQMMQKNAWVYLYDKDGNSIEPNEIPANLAQLQDDKYRSLAWAVLEAGGYQESNVPFQEFMWGNYFRQRISFEDTDEEFTKAVNEALILCRKPQASKLPGYIAGVGEGSASKAK; translated from the coding sequence GTGAAAGTCCAATTTAACCGCGCTACATTTGTTGTGTTGATACTTGCCTATCTCTTTGTTGCAGGATTTGGATTTTTCAACATGGCAAAAATGCCGAAATACACAAGTGAACTACCAGCTGGTATACTCAGTGAAATTGAAGTTTCTTTGCTGCATCCAGCCCAGCCAGCGTTGGGTTATCGCGAGGTAAACTATCGCGTTCAACAATTCAAAGCCATGAGTAGCAAAGAGTTGGATGCTTATCTGCGCGAACACTTTCTTCCGGTGGCGATCGCACCTGATGGACTTCCTTATGTCGTGGATCATCATCATCGCGCCCGTGCTATCCAGCTAACAGGGCTAAGAAAAACCGTATACATCAAAGTTTTAGAAAACTGTAAAGACTGGACAGAAGCGGAGTTTTGGCAAATGATGCAGAAGAATGCGTGGGTTTATTTGTATGACAAGGATGGAAATTCCATCGAACCCAATGAAATACCTGCTAACTTAGCCCAATTGCAGGATGACAAGTATCGGAGTTTAGCTTGGGCTGTTTTGGAAGCAGGCGGGTATCAAGAATCTAACGTTCCCTTTCAAGAATTTATGTGGGGGAATTACTTTCGCCAACGTATATCGTTTGAGGACACGGACGAGGAATTTACAAAAGCGGTTAATGAAGCACTCATTCTGTGTCGAAAACCGCAAGCGAGTAAATTACCAGGTTATATAGCAGGGGTTGGGGAGGGGTCAGCGTCAAAAGCTAAGTGA
- the accD gene encoding acetyl-CoA carboxylase, carboxyltransferase subunit beta: protein MSLFDWFANRRKSGPISQERQERDIADGLWSKCVACGVLAYTKDLRANQMVCPECGHHVRVDSNERIRQLIDANTWQPLDESISPADPLQFRDRKAYSDRLRETQEKTGLIDAVQTGFGQLDKFPVALAVMDFRFMGGSMGSVVGEKITRLIERATQKRYPVIIVCASGGARMQEGMLSLMQMAKISAALECHREARLLYIPILTNPTTGGVTASFAMLGDIIIAEPKATIGFAGRRVIEQTLREKLPEEFQTAEDLLQHGFVDAIVPRTQLKKTLAQLIDLHQPVAPTHHQILQLETIALTAREG from the coding sequence ATGTCTCTGTTTGATTGGTTTGCAAATCGGCGAAAGTCTGGTCCTATTAGCCAGGAACGTCAGGAGCGTGACATTGCTGATGGGTTGTGGAGTAAATGTGTGGCTTGTGGAGTTTTGGCATATACCAAAGACCTGCGAGCCAATCAAATGGTTTGTCCAGAGTGTGGACATCATGTACGGGTAGATAGCAACGAACGCATCCGACAATTGATCGACGCGAATACCTGGCAACCACTCGATGAATCTATCAGTCCAGCTGATCCGCTACAATTTCGCGATCGCAAAGCGTATAGCGATCGTCTTCGTGAAACTCAGGAAAAAACGGGGTTAATCGATGCTGTCCAAACAGGTTTCGGGCAACTTGACAAATTTCCGGTTGCTTTGGCGGTGATGGACTTCCGGTTTATGGGCGGTAGTATGGGTTCGGTTGTTGGCGAAAAAATCACGCGTTTAATCGAACGCGCTACCCAAAAGCGCTATCCCGTGATTATTGTCTGTGCATCAGGTGGCGCAAGAATGCAAGAGGGAATGCTCAGCCTTATGCAAATGGCAAAAATCTCAGCTGCGTTAGAATGCCATCGCGAAGCGCGACTCTTATACATCCCTATTTTGACAAATCCGACAACCGGCGGAGTCACCGCCAGCTTTGCGATGTTGGGAGACATCATTATCGCTGAACCCAAAGCAACGATCGGGTTTGCCGGTCGCCGCGTTATCGAACAAACGTTACGCGAAAAGTTACCAGAAGAGTTTCAAACTGCCGAAGATTTATTACAGCACGGCTTTGTCGACGCGATCGTGCCAAGAACTCAACTGAAAAAAACTCTAGCGCAGCTAATCGACCTGCACCAACCGGTTGCTCCTACTCACCATCAGATATTGCAACTAGAGACAATTGCTTTAACTGCCAGAGAGGGATGA
- the leuB gene encoding 3-isopropylmalate dehydrogenase: MTTQYRITLLPGDGIGPEIMLVAVDVLKVVGKQLDIRFEFQEALIGGAAIDATGEPLPPTTLEMCKDSDAVLLAAIGGYKWDNLPRHLRPETGLLGLRAGLGLFANLRPAKILPQLIDASSLKPEVVDGVDIMVVRELTGGVYFGQPKGIFTTETGEKRGVNTMAYTEAEIDRIGRVAFETAQKRQGKLCSVDKANVLEVSQLWRDRITQLATEYPDVELSHMYVDNAAMQLVRYPKQFDTIVTGNLFGDILSDAAAMLTGSIGMLPSASLGASGPGVFEPVHGSAPDIAGQDKANPLAQVLSAAMMLRYGLNQPIAADRIENAVLQVLDRGDRTGDIMSPGMNLLGCRAMGEALIEVLSGELTH, translated from the coding sequence ATGACTACTCAGTACCGTATAACCCTCTTACCAGGCGATGGCATTGGTCCAGAAATTATGTTAGTCGCGGTAGATGTACTGAAGGTAGTGGGTAAGCAGCTAGATATTCGTTTTGAATTTCAAGAAGCCCTGATTGGAGGTGCGGCGATTGATGCGACAGGAGAACCGCTACCACCGACTACATTAGAAATGTGTAAAGACAGTGATGCTGTTTTACTTGCGGCGATTGGTGGTTACAAGTGGGACAATCTACCGCGTCATTTACGCCCAGAAACCGGATTACTTGGATTGCGTGCGGGTTTGGGGTTATTTGCCAATTTGCGCCCAGCTAAAATTCTGCCACAGCTAATCGATGCCTCTAGCTTGAAACCGGAAGTTGTTGACGGCGTAGATATCATGGTTGTACGTGAACTCACTGGCGGAGTTTATTTTGGTCAACCCAAAGGCATTTTTACCACCGAAACCGGAGAAAAACGCGGTGTGAATACAATGGCGTACACCGAAGCCGAAATTGATCGCATCGGGCGTGTCGCGTTTGAAACCGCACAAAAACGTCAAGGAAAACTTTGTTCAGTCGATAAAGCGAATGTTTTAGAAGTCTCGCAGTTGTGGCGCGATCGCATTACCCAATTAGCCACCGAATACCCTGATGTCGAACTTTCGCATATGTACGTTGATAACGCCGCGATGCAGTTAGTGCGCTATCCCAAGCAATTTGACACGATTGTTACTGGTAATCTTTTCGGTGACATCCTTTCGGATGCTGCGGCGATGTTAACAGGAAGTATCGGAATGTTACCTTCTGCAAGTTTAGGCGCTTCTGGTCCTGGAGTGTTTGAACCTGTTCATGGTTCCGCCCCCGATATCGCGGGACAAGATAAAGCGAATCCTCTAGCGCAAGTTCTGAGTGCGGCGATGATGCTGCGCTACGGATTAAATCAACCAATAGCCGCCGATCGCATTGAAAATGCGGTATTGCAAGTTTTAGACCGCGGCGATCGCACCGGCGATATTATGTCTCCAGGAATGAATCTCTTGGGCTGTCGGGCGATGGGTGAAGCTTTAATTGAAGTTTTAAGTGGCGAGTTAACTCATTAA
- a CDS encoding ABC transporter ATP-binding protein, which yields MASELAVRTCGLTKQFDRHIAVNDVDLQIAAGEVYGLIGPNGAGKTTLIRMLATAEEPTKGEIYILGDRLRLDQSNVTLKRRLGYLPDDFPLYDNLTVWDYLDYFARLYFLKEPRRTRRLHEVLELVQLQYKRQSSIATLSRGMKQRLSLARTILHEPILLLLDEPVSGLDPVARMQFREIIKVLQEAGMTVLISSHVLSDLAELCTSVGIMELGYLVESALLQDLYWRLSRRQILLSTLGDLKELQIELKNNPLVKAWEVINPKQVRVDFDGDEKACAELLRSLVSAGITLNDFHCTQDDLETIFLNLGHHQAS from the coding sequence ATGGCAAGCGAACTCGCGGTTCGGACTTGCGGTTTAACGAAGCAATTTGACCGTCATATTGCCGTCAATGACGTTGATTTGCAAATCGCAGCGGGTGAAGTCTATGGGTTAATTGGACCTAATGGCGCGGGTAAAACAACGTTAATTCGGATGTTGGCGACGGCGGAAGAACCGACTAAGGGTGAGATTTATATTCTTGGCGATCGCCTACGATTAGACCAAAGTAATGTTACGCTGAAACGCCGCTTGGGTTATCTCCCTGACGATTTTCCTTTGTACGATAATCTCACAGTTTGGGATTACCTCGATTATTTTGCACGGTTATATTTCCTCAAGGAACCGCGTCGCACGCGACGATTACATGAAGTTTTAGAACTTGTGCAACTGCAATACAAGCGCCAAAGTTCTATCGCCACGCTTTCGCGAGGAATGAAACAGCGTCTAAGTCTAGCGCGAACAATTCTACACGAACCAATTTTACTCTTACTTGATGAACCGGTTTCAGGTCTTGATCCTGTTGCGCGAATGCAGTTCCGCGAAATTATCAAGGTACTCCAAGAAGCCGGAATGACAGTTTTAATTTCCTCGCACGTTTTAAGTGATTTAGCCGAATTATGCACGTCGGTGGGGATTATGGAACTTGGTTATCTCGTTGAGAGTGCGCTGTTGCAAGATTTGTATTGGCGTTTAAGTCGTCGTCAAATTTTGTTATCAACTTTAGGCGATTTAAAAGAACTCCAAATAGAATTAAAGAACAATCCTTTAGTCAAAGCGTGGGAAGTTATCAATCCAAAGCAGGTGCGCGTAGATTTTGATGGTGATGAAAAAGCGTGTGCAGAATTGTTGCGATCGCTTGTTAGTGCAGGTATCACTTTGAATGATTTTCATTGTACGCAAGACGACTTAGAAACAATTTTCCTCAATTTAGGTCATCACCAAGCATCCTAG
- a CDS encoding translation initiation factor IF-2 encodes MGFADVSIAELAADYNLTVEEVFSLCEQLGIAYKSSKTRLPLEDAKAIISHVMEKNSDSQTKTST; translated from the coding sequence ATGGGTTTTGCAGATGTGTCCATTGCAGAATTAGCAGCGGACTACAACCTCACGGTAGAAGAAGTATTTTCTTTGTGCGAGCAACTGGGTATTGCTTACAAGTCCTCTAAGACTCGTCTGCCCTTAGAGGATGCCAAAGCAATTATTTCCCACGTTATGGAGAAGAATTCAGATTCTCAAACAAAGACTTCTACATGA
- a CDS encoding putative signal transducing protein: MSWITLRTTSRRWEAELMCQLLTAHDIPARIVDLGITSYFGSGSPAAVQVHAQDQWAALLLLSPIEVDDNEP; the protein is encoded by the coding sequence GTGTCATGGATTACGCTAAGAACTACGAGCAGGCGCTGGGAAGCCGAGTTAATGTGTCAATTGTTAACGGCGCACGACATTCCAGCGCGCATAGTTGATTTGGGAATAACGTCTTATTTTGGCAGTGGTAGCCCAGCCGCTGTACAAGTCCACGCTCAAGACCAATGGGCAGCGTTACTTTTACTCAGTCCGATTGAAGTTGATGATAACGAGCCATAA
- a CDS encoding prepilin peptidase, giving the protein MDLLFTSFANFIVFALGASIGSFINVVVYRLPAGVSIVSPPSRCPRCLHRLGKGENIPVLGWLRLKGRCRHCHAAIAVRYPLVEAATGLIFLLVFWQFGISIQTVGYWIFCSWLLALSLIDLDTMTLPDRLTKSGLAIGLVFGVVAGLIVQAPVNGVVYHLMSRVVGAVLGIWIFDAIALFGSLALGQAAMGAGDAKLAAMLGAWLGWKYLLLAGFLACAIGAFIGGGAIALGILSRRQKMPFGPFLALGAFITIFSGDAILAAYFRLIFPAI; this is encoded by the coding sequence ATCGACCTTCTATTTACGAGCTTCGCAAATTTCATTGTATTTGCATTAGGAGCATCAATTGGTAGCTTCATCAATGTCGTTGTTTACCGTTTACCAGCTGGAGTATCAATCGTTTCACCGCCTTCGCGCTGTCCGCGTTGCTTGCATCGCTTAGGTAAAGGGGAAAATATTCCCGTTTTAGGTTGGCTACGATTAAAAGGGCGCTGTCGTCACTGTCATGCGGCGATCGCAGTCCGCTATCCGCTAGTAGAAGCCGCGACGGGCTTGATATTTTTACTCGTTTTTTGGCAGTTTGGTATTTCGATTCAAACTGTAGGATATTGGATATTTTGCAGTTGGCTATTGGCGCTGTCACTCATCGATCTCGATACAATGACGCTACCTGATCGCTTGACAAAATCAGGACTCGCGATCGGTTTGGTTTTTGGTGTCGTCGCAGGTTTAATCGTACAAGCCCCTGTCAATGGAGTCGTGTATCACTTGATGTCGCGAGTTGTTGGCGCGGTGTTGGGAATTTGGATATTTGATGCGATCGCGCTTTTCGGTTCGCTGGCGCTAGGACAAGCTGCAATGGGCGCAGGAGACGCCAAATTAGCCGCGATGTTAGGCGCCTGGTTAGGGTGGAAATATCTCTTGTTAGCGGGGTTCCTAGCGTGTGCTATTGGCGCGTTTATCGGTGGCGGGGCGATCGCTTTAGGTATCCTCTCGCGGCGGCAAAAAATGCCTTTTGGTCCTTTTCTCGCACTAGGCGCATTCATTACAATTTTTAGCGGCGACGCGATTCTCGCTGCGTATTTCCGGTTAATCTTTCCCGCGATTTAG
- a CDS encoding succinate--CoA ligase subunit alpha — MKLTPESKVVIQGNCEPLMATHAARMKAYGTNVIAAISPGQSGQKLDDIPVFDLVEQVVAAFGAIDTTIILVPPYQALDAALEAIAAGIRQIAIIPAGVPPMDMVHLLRKAEATETLIVGPNSPGIIVPGKILLGTHASEFYTPGSVGIVSRSSTLTYEIALELTKAGLGQSIGVCIGSDAITGSSFLQWLQILDEDENTQAIVLVGEPGGNSEEAAARYIAETIDKPVIAYIAGRNAPPGKHWGHTGTLAAVVGRGVNIGTTQSKLTAFQEAKVPVADRPSQIPSLVKKALK; from the coding sequence ATGAAACTAACCCCAGAAAGTAAAGTTGTCATCCAGGGCAATTGCGAACCACTTATGGCAACGCACGCCGCCCGCATGAAAGCCTATGGCACAAATGTGATCGCGGCAATTAGTCCAGGACAAAGTGGGCAAAAGCTTGATGATATCCCTGTGTTTGATTTAGTCGAACAAGTAGTAGCAGCATTTGGGGCGATCGACACGACAATTATCTTAGTGCCTCCGTATCAAGCACTCGATGCGGCTTTGGAAGCGATCGCGGCTGGAATTCGCCAAATTGCCATTATCCCTGCGGGAGTACCACCGATGGATATGGTGCATCTATTGCGTAAAGCTGAAGCGACAGAAACTTTAATCGTTGGACCTAATAGCCCTGGAATTATTGTCCCAGGAAAAATTCTCTTAGGAACTCATGCGAGTGAATTTTATACTCCAGGATCTGTGGGAATCGTCAGCCGCAGTAGTACGCTAACTTATGAAATCGCTTTAGAGTTAACTAAAGCAGGTTTAGGGCAATCAATTGGTGTTTGTATTGGCAGTGACGCGATTACAGGATCTTCTTTCCTGCAATGGCTGCAAATATTAGATGAAGACGAAAATACCCAAGCGATCGTCTTAGTCGGAGAACCTGGAGGAAATAGCGAAGAAGCCGCCGCCCGTTATATCGCCGAAACAATCGATAAACCCGTGATTGCTTATATTGCTGGTAGAAACGCGCCCCCAGGTAAACACTGGGGACATACAGGGACTCTTGCTGCGGTTGTCGGACGCGGTGTGAATATTGGGACTACCCAAAGTAAACTCACCGCATTTCAGGAAGCCAAAGTCCCTGTTGCGGATCGCCCTTCTCAGATTCCAAGCTTAGTAAAAAAGGCATTGAAGTAA
- a CDS encoding ABC transporter permease — MLIIFFQSQLPLDFDPTIPIINKYCLTNSYCLRDSVGFFVIHWQLWWANLFTILSILGVLILLVGGVYLLVYNLANEQRRGTLNFIRLSPQPPQIILSGKLLGVPSLLFLVAILAIPLHLYAGLSAEISLFLILEFYIFLLAGCFFFYSTAILFGLVSSSCGFAPWLASGAVLLFLLTTHYSVTGTLVDWLFLFSPMQIISYLIKATHLNLNYIDEGLLLPTSLYSRHWYNVLLGANAANLVMSALLNYSLCSYWIWQAIKRCYSHPQKTLLNKQQSYLLLVFFETVIIGFTVVKGIVPAWKEGMIYHYRFLLMFNWVMFLALILFLKPSRQGIQSDARYHHGEQPIQNLVWSSVLSVIVVNLAIASIFLVSWILFSLEASEKIPALFSLLICYNFILFCAVITQIITLRIVQKPALWITGVFAIVTILPVIVLNLLARNSSDNSLLWLFTPYAWVVTQSTSQVSIWLVIVMQWSILGLCTLQLMHDIKKIGESASK, encoded by the coding sequence TTGTTAATAATATTTTTTCAAAGTCAACTCCCTCTGGATTTTGATCCTACAATACCAATTATCAATAAATATTGCCTCACTAATTCTTACTGTCTGCGAGATTCTGTAGGATTTTTTGTGATTCATTGGCAACTATGGTGGGCAAATTTATTTACAATCCTCAGCATACTTGGAGTTTTGATACTTTTAGTGGGAGGTGTTTATTTATTAGTTTATAATTTAGCCAATGAACAGCGGCGAGGTACACTAAATTTTATTCGTCTTAGTCCCCAACCGCCGCAAATTATACTATCTGGTAAGTTGTTGGGAGTTCCTAGCTTACTGTTTTTAGTAGCTATCTTGGCTATTCCACTACATTTATACGCGGGGCTGAGTGCTGAAATCTCTTTATTTTTAATTCTTGAGTTCTATATTTTTTTACTTGCTGGATGCTTTTTCTTTTATAGTACAGCAATTTTATTTGGCTTAGTTAGTTCCTCCTGTGGATTTGCTCCTTGGTTGGCTAGTGGTGCAGTTCTATTATTTTTGCTTACAACTCATTATTCTGTTACAGGTACTTTAGTTGATTGGCTATTTTTATTTTCTCCAATGCAAATAATCTCTTATTTAATTAAAGCAACTCATTTAAATTTAAATTATATAGACGAGGGGCTACTTTTGCCCACATCGCTTTACTCAAGGCATTGGTATAATGTTTTGCTAGGTGCAAATGCTGCCAATTTAGTTATGAGTGCGTTATTGAATTACAGCCTCTGTAGCTATTGGATTTGGCAAGCAATCAAACGATGTTATTCGCATCCTCAAAAAACTTTACTGAATAAACAACAAAGTTATCTTTTATTAGTTTTTTTTGAAACCGTCATTATAGGTTTTACTGTAGTCAAAGGAATTGTGCCTGCATGGAAGGAAGGAATGATTTACCATTATCGGTTTTTACTCATGTTTAACTGGGTTATGTTTTTGGCATTAATTCTATTCTTAAAACCTTCCAGACAAGGCATACAAAGTGATGCAAGATATCATCATGGTGAACAACCAATTCAAAATTTGGTTTGGAGTTCAGTCCTGTCAGTAATAGTGGTTAATTTAGCGATCGCCTCAATATTTTTAGTTTCTTGGATACTTTTTAGCTTAGAAGCATCAGAAAAAATACCAGCCTTATTTAGTTTGTTAATTTGCTACAATTTCATTTTGTTTTGTGCAGTAATTACGCAAATTATTACATTAAGAATAGTTCAAAAGCCAGCACTTTGGATAACTGGAGTTTTTGCCATTGTTACAATCTTACCTGTTATAGTTCTGAACTTACTGGCGCGTAACTCCAGCGATAATTCCCTGCTGTGGTTGTTTACGCCTTATGCTTGGGTAGTGACTCAATCAACTAGTCAAGTTAGTATTTGGCTAGTGATTGTGATGCAATGGAGTATCTTGGGATTATGCACTTTACAGCTGATGCATGACATCAAAAAAATTGGTGAATCAGCATCTAAATGA